One genomic segment of Gemmatimonadota bacterium includes these proteins:
- the bchJ gene encoding bacteriochlorophyll 4-vinyl reductase, whose protein sequence is MSHAVAGRIGPNAIIQTAAALRARVGDSRARTLVHGATGRALEAMPAEMVDEAEVNQLVHALRHDLDPALFEAVLRGAGARTAAYLMTHRIPRPVQWLMRVLPAPLALRVLLAGIMRHTWTFAGTAAVTLERRPGEPLRLVMRHCPMCRDLRASTPACHFYAGTLGTLLARLVTPRAEVVEVACEATGAPACEFALRLD, encoded by the coding sequence GTGAGCCACGCCGTCGCGGGGCGCATCGGCCCCAACGCGATCATCCAGACGGCGGCGGCGTTGCGTGCGCGCGTGGGCGACTCCCGCGCGCGCACGCTCGTGCACGGGGCGACCGGCCGCGCGCTCGAGGCGATGCCCGCGGAGATGGTGGACGAGGCCGAGGTGAACCAGCTGGTGCACGCGTTGCGGCACGACCTCGACCCGGCGCTCTTCGAGGCCGTGCTGCGCGGCGCGGGGGCCCGGACGGCGGCCTACCTGATGACGCACCGGATCCCGCGTCCCGTGCAGTGGCTCATGCGCGTGCTGCCGGCCCCCCTCGCGCTCCGCGTGCTCCTCGCGGGGATCATGCGCCACACCTGGACCTTCGCCGGGACGGCCGCGGTGACGCTCGAGCGGCGGCCGGGGGAGCCGTTGCGGCTGGTCATGCGCCACTGCCCGATGTGTCGCGACCTGCGCGCCTCGACGCCCGCCTGCCACTTCTACGCCGGCACGCTCGGCACGCTGCTCGCGCGGCTCGTCACGCCTCGGGCGGAGGTCGTCGAGGTGGCCTGCGAGGCGACGGGGGCTCCGGCCTGCGAGTTCGCGCTGCGCCTCGACTGA
- the hemN gene encoding oxygen-independent coproporphyrinogen III oxidase, translated as MLTLDDAPQVPEALLAKYDTAGPRYTSYPTVPAWSAEFGDQAYAGALRTAGASGTPLAVYAHFPYCAAKCFYCGCNALTTSRPETIDRYLDDLERELDLVVAQLGRFHRTAQMHWGGGTPNLLDDRQLARAFQLFVDRFRFTNDVELSVEADPRLVSPEQLRTLRSLGFSRISFGVQDLDRGVQEAIGRLQSPALVRDVCDSARTAGFEGLNIDLIYGLPRQTAETFTRTIEQALALGPDRVACFGYAHLPTQRAHQRVIDEADLPDGAMRASVFQLAVNAFTSAGYAWIGLDHFAKADDPLAVAQREGRLHRNFMGYTTMPAAHLVGVGMSAISDAGGCFAQNEAKLGPWRERIDAGRLATVRGHTLSADDRARQAAILHLMCNLELPYAAVPPGVDDLRQRFAPFVEDGLVEFGEDRLSVTPMGRFFIRNMAMELDAYLPAQAGQGRFSRTV; from the coding sequence ATGCTGACGCTCGACGACGCCCCGCAGGTCCCCGAGGCCCTGCTGGCGAAGTACGACACCGCCGGACCGCGCTACACGAGCTATCCCACGGTCCCCGCCTGGTCGGCCGAGTTCGGCGACCAGGCGTACGCCGGCGCGCTCCGCACGGCCGGGGCCTCGGGGACGCCGCTCGCCGTGTACGCGCACTTCCCCTACTGCGCCGCGAAGTGCTTCTACTGCGGCTGCAACGCGCTCACCACGAGCCGGCCGGAGACGATCGACCGATACCTCGACGACCTCGAGCGCGAGCTCGACCTCGTGGTCGCGCAGCTCGGACGCTTCCACCGCACGGCGCAGATGCACTGGGGCGGGGGCACGCCCAACCTCCTCGACGACCGGCAGCTCGCGCGGGCGTTCCAGCTGTTCGTGGACCGCTTCCGGTTCACCAACGATGTCGAGCTCAGCGTGGAGGCGGATCCGCGGCTCGTGAGCCCGGAGCAGCTCCGCACCCTCCGGTCGCTCGGCTTCTCGCGCATCAGCTTCGGCGTGCAGGATCTCGATCGCGGGGTGCAGGAGGCGATCGGCCGTTTGCAGTCGCCGGCCCTCGTGCGCGACGTCTGCGATTCCGCGCGCACCGCGGGATTCGAGGGATTGAACATCGACCTCATCTACGGCTTGCCGCGCCAGACGGCGGAGACCTTCACGCGCACGATCGAGCAGGCCCTCGCGCTCGGCCCGGACCGCGTGGCCTGTTTCGGCTACGCGCACCTGCCGACGCAGCGCGCGCACCAGCGCGTGATCGACGAGGCCGACCTCCCCGACGGGGCGATGCGCGCCTCGGTCTTCCAGCTTGCGGTGAACGCGTTCACGAGTGCGGGCTACGCCTGGATCGGCCTCGACCATTTCGCCAAGGCGGACGATCCGCTCGCCGTCGCCCAGCGCGAGGGGCGGCTGCATCGCAACTTCATGGGGTACACGACCATGCCCGCTGCGCACCTCGTGGGCGTGGGGATGAGCGCCATCTCCGATGCGGGCGGGTGCTTCGCGCAGAACGAGGCCAAGCTCGGACCCTGGCGCGAGCGGATCGATGCCGGTCGGCTCGCGACGGTGCGTGGGCACACCCTCAGTGCGGACGACCGGGCACGCCAAGCGGCGATCCTGCACCTCATGTGCAACCTGGAGTTGCCCTACGCGGCGGTGCCGCCGGGCGTGGACGACCTCCGGCAGCGTTTCGCACCGTTCGTGGAGGACGGGCTCGTGGAGTTCGGCGAGGACCGGCTCTCGGTGACACCGATGGGGCGGTTCTTCATCCGGAACATGGCGATGGAGCTCGATGCGTACCTGCCCGCGCAGGCGGGGCAGGGGCGCTTCTCGAGGACGGTGTGA
- the bchE gene encoding magnesium-protoporphyrin IX monomethyl ester anaerobic oxidative cyclase: protein MRILLVHPNYHSGGAEIAGNWPPAWVAYISGALKKAGFTSVRFIDAMTDHIDDAGLEAILRAESPDVIMCTAITPAIYKAQETIKLAKRIHPKAVTVLGGIHGTFRYGQVLGECPEIDYIVRGEGEEVVVNLVTALSQGRLPAERESIQGIAFLKDGQHVATTPHPPIQDLDSLTPDWAILNWDKYIYIPLNCRVAIPNFARGCPFTCSFCSQWKFWRTYRTRDPKKFVDEIEYLVKQHNVGFFILADEEPTINRKKFVELCNELIARTLGITRGINTRVTDILRDEELLPLYRKAGLVHVALGTEAAAQLKLDRFNKEIKVEQSKKAIQLLRQNGIVTEAQFIVGLENETPETLEETYNMAQDWKPDLVNWNCYTPWPFSDLFQDLGDKVEVRDYAKYDFVTPIIQPDVMTRDEVLAGVLKNYRRFYFKKATGGYLWDKDPYRRKYLRGCLKAYLKSALERRCYDLGRINYWGAGKADWQFDESKITSKEELVRLRTKKEIQHIHGQSAVTCSTAQMVSVAGHELPADDFIAPKRSTMRPKPAGGTAVMPDENDQTDAVAAATDGIRAC from the coding sequence ATGCGGATCCTGCTCGTGCACCCCAACTATCACTCGGGCGGTGCGGAGATCGCGGGCAACTGGCCGCCAGCGTGGGTCGCCTACATCAGCGGCGCCCTCAAGAAGGCCGGCTTCACGAGCGTCCGGTTCATCGACGCCATGACCGATCACATCGATGACGCCGGCCTCGAGGCCATCCTCCGCGCCGAGTCGCCGGACGTCATCATGTGCACGGCGATCACGCCGGCGATCTACAAGGCGCAGGAGACCATCAAGCTCGCCAAGCGGATCCACCCGAAGGCCGTCACGGTCCTCGGCGGCATCCACGGCACCTTCAGGTACGGCCAGGTGCTCGGCGAGTGCCCCGAGATCGACTACATCGTGCGCGGCGAGGGCGAGGAGGTCGTCGTCAACCTCGTCACGGCGCTCAGCCAGGGCCGCCTCCCCGCCGAGCGCGAATCGATCCAGGGCATCGCGTTCCTCAAGGACGGCCAGCACGTCGCGACCACGCCGCACCCGCCCATCCAGGACCTCGACTCGCTCACGCCCGACTGGGCGATCCTGAACTGGGACAAGTACATCTACATCCCGCTCAACTGCCGGGTGGCGATCCCCAACTTCGCGCGCGGCTGCCCCTTCACCTGCAGCTTCTGCTCGCAGTGGAAGTTCTGGCGCACCTACCGCACGCGCGACCCGAAGAAGTTCGTCGACGAGATCGAGTACCTCGTGAAGCAGCACAACGTCGGCTTCTTCATCCTCGCCGACGAGGAGCCGACGATCAACCGCAAGAAGTTCGTCGAGCTCTGCAACGAGCTCATCGCGCGGACCCTCGGCATCACCAGGGGCATCAACACGCGCGTGACCGACATCCTGCGCGACGAGGAGCTGCTCCCGCTCTACCGCAAGGCGGGGCTCGTGCACGTCGCCCTCGGCACCGAGGCGGCCGCGCAGCTCAAGCTCGACCGCTTCAACAAGGAGATCAAGGTCGAGCAGTCCAAGAAGGCCATCCAGCTCCTCCGCCAGAACGGCATCGTCACCGAGGCGCAGTTCATCGTCGGGCTCGAGAACGAGACCCCCGAGACGCTCGAGGAGACGTACAACATGGCGCAGGACTGGAAGCCGGACCTCGTCAACTGGAACTGCTACACGCCGTGGCCCTTCTCCGATCTCTTCCAGGATCTCGGTGACAAGGTCGAGGTGCGCGACTACGCCAAGTACGACTTCGTGACGCCGATCATCCAGCCCGACGTGATGACGCGCGACGAGGTGCTGGCCGGCGTGCTCAAGAACTACCGGCGCTTCTACTTCAAGAAGGCGACCGGCGGCTATCTGTGGGACAAGGACCCGTACCGCCGGAAGTACCTGCGCGGCTGCCTCAAGGCCTACCTCAAGAGCGCGCTCGAGCGCCGCTGCTACGACCTCGGCCGCATCAACTACTGGGGCGCCGGCAAGGCCGACTGGCAGTTCGACGAGTCGAAGATCACGTCGAAGGAAGAGCTGGTGCGCCTTCGCACGAAGAAGGAGATCCAGCACATCCACGGGCAGTCCGCGGTCACCTGCAGCACGGCCCAGATGGTCTCGGTGGCCGGACACGAGCTGCCCGCCGACGACTTCATCGCCCCCAAGCGCTCGACGATGCGCCCCAAGCCGGCCGGCGGCACCGCGGTGATGCCCGACGAGAACGACCAGACCGACGCCGTCGCGGCCGCCACGGACGGCATCCGCGCATGCTGA
- a CDS encoding pre-peptidase C-terminal domain-containing protein, which translates to MVVDSTATDINGYINEGLTASLRYRYRVARSMRAGASAYTEHRGGLDQPARRSRPAWRPRPQSTTEVGLTWTDNSTDEIGFLIEHCVGDGCLDFVEVANVADATVAFLHTGASAGAVNRYRIRAFNGAGNSGYSNVASVTTTIPVAPSGVTATPNGTTSVDIAWTDVSDNETRFVIERCTGAGCGAFAAIDSVASGTSNYNDATVSAGATYRYRVFARNAIGSSTPSNEVEVSTLLPADPTNLVAVTFSSTRIDLTWDDNATNEDGYELERCTGASCTDFARIDSLAPNTASYSDAGLTPNLAFRYRVRAINGVGGSAYTTIVDATTNVPADPTALVATAASTSSISLVWTDNADNETSYVIQRCNAASCLDGDFTDIAAVGANVDTYVDATLALNDIATYRVRAVNDNGTSRYTNTATASVTIPAAPTAFAAANTQANRITIGWSDDATNEVSYQLERCTGTGCADFALLVTLPANTTAHVDSATTLDETYHYRVRAVNLVGESPYTGPASANTVRPSAPTGLAATTVSATQVDLGWADNASNELGYTVERCTGDGCTDFALLVTTGSDIAGHSDLTTVVGQTYRYRVTAFNLAGTSGTDGPVDASTLLPANPSDLAATVTAPNEITLDWTDNANNELTYRLERCAGAGCAAFVQIATIAQDVTSYADGGLVSNTFYRYRLRAANSAGFSAYTAIVSPNTFAPAPPTALASTTVLGDRIDLTWTDAASNETGFRIERCTGTGCADFVEVATVAANATGHADSTLAFGTTYRYRVRSYNGVANSAYSDIVEENTNVPLDPSGLTAGAQSTTRIDLAWTDNGTDETGYRVERCAGPGCADFAVVATLAADATTFSDTPIAEATSFTFRVRAFNEGSSGYSNTATATTILPAAPTGPSATAVAGDRVDLEWVDASDNEQGFQVERCAGAACSDFALVSTTAADATTYSDLGLTGGLVYRYRIRAVNGAGTSAYTGIVQSATVVPGIPTTLTATTFSADRIDLSWVDNAGDELGFVIERCTGSGCGSFTPIDSVETPDATSFQNGGLTAGTTYRYRVRAYNASGTSGASNVATAGTNTPAAPSGLAAVTIAAGRIDLTWTENADNEVSLRVERCDGPGCTTFAELASLGIDAASYSDLTTVVNTTYRYRVRAVNNAGTSAYSDIADVDTDVPATPTTLVATTISATRIDLTWVDAADNEVSYRVERCVGAGCSEFTEVATLAVDAQGYTDEPLTPNESYSYRVRAVNAAGTSGYTAEVAATTSIPQDPTGLVATTISANRIDLSWTDNSANELAFIVQRCADPSCASPVTLATLGADVTSYSDETATVGNLYGYRVLAQNAAGTSSPATTTGSTLLPADPVASAIVITGATRITIGWTDASDNEDAFVIERCREVDCTDFAPLTTVTAGTTTYEDTGLDGGVSYSYRIRADNAAGSSATSATLTTVLVTPDAPSKLNAVTLSATQAQLDWLDNATNETGFRILRCRGVGCVDLAAIDSVAANVNVYQTNDLDFDNSYTFAVTAINPVGESVASDPATTTTALAEAATGLVATVASQNQIDLAWTDNSSIEAGFLVERCVGLGCTEFEQILVTSADVTAIADGAVSLNNVYTYRVRPFNAVGPSVYTNDATETTLQPATPTLVSATPITVNQIDLTWTDNADNETFNVIDQCVGVGCTDFSIVDVLGPDITSYSWTGATPNTSHRIRVRTFRSNIGFSAGSSTSADLSTVLNVPTMTSVQVYDRNRVDLVWTDNSTIETGYQVVACFGVACVPSVLLGTLPANTTTFTWSGLAAGASYSWSVRAISGATQSALTPAGGVWMPAVMSSGSTAVVSDTASAQRHYVINVPAATPELRVTITGGTGDADLYVRQGLAATLAAFNCRPFITGNTETCIIPNPAAGDWFVMVRGFNAFDGVTVKTSLATRYGYPTAFAGTNSWAANYMLGQQVVVSQPITLTHIGFNVVSGTGGVRIGIYTNNFANNPGALVTQVAGTVSTTGNVEFPTSAVALPAGTYWLMFNFATTITRTADLASSIPTIYTPFAYGPALPIVVPAPYTNTTSYAMNSWIRGYP; encoded by the coding sequence GTGGTCGTCGATTCGACCGCGACCGACATCAACGGCTACATCAACGAAGGGCTCACCGCCTCCCTGAGGTACCGGTATCGCGTCGCGCGTTCAATGCGCGCGGGCGCCTCGGCCTACACCGAGCATCGCGGCGGCCTCGACCAACCTGCCCGGCGATCCCGACCGGCCTGGCGGCCTCGGCCGCAGAGCACGACCGAGGTCGGCCTCACCTGGACGGACAACTCGACCGACGAGATCGGCTTCCTGATCGAGCACTGTGTCGGCGACGGGTGCCTCGACTTCGTCGAGGTCGCCAACGTCGCGGATGCGACGGTGGCGTTCCTCCACACCGGGGCCTCCGCCGGCGCGGTCAACCGGTACCGCATCCGCGCCTTCAACGGCGCCGGGAACTCGGGCTACTCGAACGTCGCGTCGGTGACGACGACCATCCCGGTGGCCCCGTCGGGCGTGACGGCGACCCCGAACGGGACGACGTCGGTCGACATCGCGTGGACCGACGTGTCCGACAACGAGACGCGGTTCGTGATCGAGCGGTGCACGGGCGCGGGCTGCGGCGCGTTCGCCGCGATCGACTCGGTCGCCAGCGGCACGTCGAACTACAACGACGCGACGGTCAGCGCGGGCGCCACCTACCGGTACCGCGTGTTCGCGCGCAACGCCATCGGCAGCTCGACGCCGTCGAACGAGGTCGAGGTCAGCACGCTGCTCCCCGCCGACCCGACCAACCTCGTCGCGGTCACCTTCTCCTCCACGCGCATCGACCTGACCTGGGACGACAACGCGACGAACGAGGACGGCTACGAGCTCGAGCGCTGCACCGGCGCGAGCTGCACCGACTTCGCGCGCATCGACAGTCTGGCGCCGAACACCGCGTCCTACAGCGACGCGGGGCTCACGCCCAACCTCGCCTTCCGTTATCGCGTGCGGGCCATCAACGGCGTCGGCGGCTCGGCGTACACGACGATCGTCGACGCGACGACCAACGTCCCGGCCGACCCGACCGCGCTCGTCGCGACCGCGGCCTCGACCTCGTCGATCAGCCTCGTCTGGACCGACAACGCGGACAACGAGACCTCCTACGTCATCCAGCGGTGCAACGCGGCGAGCTGCCTCGACGGCGACTTCACCGACATCGCCGCCGTCGGCGCGAACGTCGACACCTATGTCGATGCGACGCTCGCCCTGAACGACATCGCCACCTACCGCGTGCGCGCCGTGAACGACAACGGCACGTCGCGCTACACGAACACGGCCACCGCCTCGGTCACCATCCCGGCCGCGCCGACGGCGTTCGCCGCGGCCAACACCCAGGCGAACCGCATCACGATCGGGTGGTCGGACGACGCGACCAACGAGGTCTCGTACCAGCTCGAGCGGTGCACGGGGACGGGATGCGCCGACTTCGCGCTCCTCGTGACCCTGCCGGCGAACACCACCGCGCACGTCGATTCGGCGACGACCCTCGACGAGACGTACCACTACCGCGTGCGCGCGGTGAACCTGGTCGGTGAGTCGCCGTACACGGGCCCGGCGTCGGCGAACACGGTCCGTCCGAGCGCGCCGACCGGCCTCGCCGCCACGACGGTCTCCGCCACACAGGTGGACCTCGGCTGGGCTGACAACGCCTCCAACGAGTTGGGATACACGGTCGAGCGGTGCACCGGCGATGGCTGCACGGACTTCGCGCTCCTCGTCACCACGGGCAGCGACATCGCCGGCCACAGCGACCTCACCACCGTCGTCGGCCAGACCTACCGCTACCGGGTCACGGCGTTCAACCTCGCCGGCACGTCGGGCACCGACGGGCCGGTCGACGCGAGCACGCTCCTGCCGGCGAATCCGAGCGATCTCGCCGCGACCGTCACGGCGCCGAACGAGATCACGCTCGACTGGACGGACAACGCGAACAACGAGCTCACCTATCGTCTCGAGCGCTGCGCCGGCGCCGGATGCGCCGCGTTCGTGCAGATCGCGACGATCGCGCAGGACGTCACGTCCTACGCCGATGGCGGTCTCGTCAGCAACACCTTCTACCGCTACCGGCTGCGCGCCGCGAACAGCGCGGGCTTCTCGGCCTACACGGCCATCGTGAGCCCGAACACCTTCGCCCCCGCCCCGCCGACCGCGCTCGCGTCGACGACCGTGCTGGGCGACCGGATCGACCTCACGTGGACCGACGCCGCCTCCAACGAGACCGGCTTCCGCATCGAGCGCTGCACCGGCACCGGCTGCGCCGACTTCGTCGAGGTCGCGACCGTCGCGGCCAACGCGACCGGCCACGCCGACTCCACGCTCGCCTTCGGCACCACCTACCGGTACCGCGTCCGCTCCTACAACGGCGTCGCCAACTCGGCCTACTCCGACATCGTCGAGGAGAACACGAACGTCCCGCTCGACCCGAGCGGCCTGACGGCCGGCGCGCAGTCCACCACGCGGATCGACCTCGCGTGGACCGACAACGGCACCGACGAGACCGGCTACCGCGTCGAGCGGTGCGCCGGCCCGGGGTGCGCCGACTTCGCGGTCGTCGCGACGCTCGCCGCCGACGCGACCACGTTCAGCGACACGCCGATCGCCGAGGCGACCTCGTTCACCTTCCGCGTGCGCGCTTTCAATGAAGGCAGCTCCGGCTACAGCAACACCGCGACGGCGACGACGATCCTGCCCGCCGCCCCGACGGGGCCGAGCGCGACCGCCGTCGCAGGCGACCGCGTCGATCTCGAGTGGGTCGACGCGTCGGACAACGAGCAGGGCTTCCAGGTGGAGCGCTGCGCCGGCGCCGCCTGCAGTGACTTCGCCCTCGTCAGCACGACGGCGGCGGACGCCACGACCTACAGCGATCTCGGCCTCACCGGCGGGCTGGTCTACCGCTACCGCATCCGCGCGGTGAACGGCGCCGGCACCTCGGCGTACACCGGCATCGTCCAGTCCGCGACGGTCGTCCCGGGCATCCCGACCACGCTGACCGCGACCACCTTCAGCGCCGACCGGATCGACCTCTCCTGGGTCGACAACGCCGGTGACGAACTCGGCTTCGTCATCGAGCGCTGCACCGGCTCGGGCTGCGGCTCCTTCACCCCGATCGACTCGGTGGAGACACCGGACGCGACGAGCTTCCAGAACGGCGGACTCACCGCGGGCACGACCTACCGGTACCGGGTCCGCGCGTACAACGCGTCGGGCACCTCCGGTGCGTCGAACGTCGCGACGGCGGGCACCAACACGCCGGCGGCCCCGAGCGGGCTCGCCGCGGTGACCATCGCCGCGGGCCGCATCGACCTCACCTGGACCGAGAACGCCGACAACGAGGTCTCCCTCCGCGTCGAGCGCTGCGACGGCCCAGGCTGCACGACCTTCGCCGAGCTCGCCTCGCTTGGGATCGACGCCGCGTCGTACAGCGACCTCACCACGGTCGTGAACACGACCTACCGCTACCGGGTGCGCGCGGTGAACAACGCTGGCACCTCGGCCTACAGCGACATCGCGGACGTCGATACCGACGTCCCCGCGACGCCGACCACGCTGGTGGCGACGACGATCTCCGCGACGCGCATCGACCTGACCTGGGTCGACGCGGCCGACAACGAGGTGAGCTATCGCGTCGAGCGCTGCGTGGGCGCCGGCTGCTCGGAGTTCACCGAGGTCGCGACGCTCGCGGTGGACGCACAGGGCTACACCGACGAACCGCTCACGCCGAACGAGTCGTACTCGTACCGCGTGCGCGCCGTGAACGCGGCCGGCACCTCGGGCTACACCGCCGAGGTGGCCGCGACCACGAGCATCCCGCAGGACCCGACCGGTCTCGTCGCGACGACGATCTCGGCCAACCGGATCGACCTGAGCTGGACGGACAACTCGGCGAACGAACTGGCGTTCATCGTGCAGCGGTGCGCGGATCCGTCCTGCGCTTCGCCGGTGACGCTGGCGACCCTCGGAGCGGACGTCACGTCGTACAGTGACGAGACCGCGACCGTCGGGAACCTCTACGGCTACCGCGTGCTGGCGCAGAACGCGGCCGGCACGTCGTCGCCGGCGACGACCACCGGGTCGACCCTGCTCCCGGCCGACCCGGTGGCCTCGGCCATCGTGATCACCGGGGCGACGCGCATCACCATCGGCTGGACGGACGCCTCGGACAACGAGGACGCGTTCGTGATCGAGCGGTGCCGTGAGGTCGACTGCACCGACTTCGCGCCACTCACCACGGTCACCGCCGGCACCACCACGTACGAGGACACCGGCCTCGACGGCGGCGTCTCCTATTCGTACCGCATCCGCGCGGACAACGCGGCCGGCTCGTCGGCGACGTCGGCGACCCTCACCACGGTCCTCGTCACGCCGGACGCGCCGTCCAAGCTCAACGCCGTCACGCTGTCGGCGACGCAGGCGCAGCTCGACTGGCTCGACAACGCCACCAACGAGACCGGGTTCCGGATCCTCCGGTGCCGCGGTGTCGGGTGCGTGGACCTCGCGGCGATCGACAGCGTCGCCGCGAACGTCAACGTCTACCAGACCAACGACCTCGACTTCGACAACTCCTACACGTTCGCGGTGACCGCGATCAACCCGGTGGGCGAGTCGGTCGCGTCCGATCCGGCGACCACGACCACCGCGCTCGCAGAGGCGGCCACCGGCCTGGTCGCGACCGTGGCGAGCCAGAACCAGATCGACCTCGCCTGGACGGACAACTCGTCGATCGAGGCCGGCTTCCTCGTCGAGCGGTGCGTCGGCCTCGGCTGCACCGAGTTCGAGCAGATCCTCGTGACCAGTGCGGACGTGACGGCGATCGCCGACGGCGCCGTCTCGTTGAACAACGTCTATACCTACCGGGTGCGGCCGTTCAACGCCGTCGGCCCCTCGGTCTACACCAACGATGCCACCGAGACGACGCTCCAGCCGGCCACCCCGACCCTCGTCTCGGCCACGCCGATCACCGTCAACCAGATCGACCTGACGTGGACCGACAACGCCGACAACGAGACCTTCAACGTGATCGACCAGTGCGTCGGCGTCGGCTGCACCGACTTCAGCATCGTCGACGTGCTCGGACCCGACATCACGAGCTACAGCTGGACCGGCGCGACGCCGAACACGAGTCACCGGATCCGCGTCCGCACCTTCCGGTCGAACATCGGCTTCTCGGCCGGCAGCTCGACCAGCGCCGACCTGTCCACCGTCCTGAACGTGCCGACGATGACGTCGGTTCAGGTCTACGATCGCAACCGCGTGGACCTCGTCTGGACCGACAACTCCACCATCGAGACCGGCTACCAGGTGGTCGCCTGCTTCGGCGTCGCCTGCGTGCCCTCGGTGCTCCTCGGGACGTTGCCGGCGAACACCACCACCTTCACCTGGAGCGGGCTGGCGGCAGGGGCGAGCTACTCGTGGTCAGTGCGCGCGATCAGCGGCGCGACCCAGTCGGCACTCACGCCGGCCGGGGGCGTCTGGATGCCGGCGGTGATGTCGAGCGGCTCCACCGCCGTCGTGAGCGACACCGCGAGCGCGCAGCGGCACTACGTGATCAACGTGCCGGCCGCCACGCCGGAACTCCGCGTGACCATCACCGGGGGCACCGGCGACGCCGACCTGTACGTTCGCCAGGGCCTCGCGGCCACGCTCGCCGCCTTCAACTGCCGTCCGTTCATCACCGGCAACACCGAGACCTGCATCATCCCCAACCCGGCCGCCGGCGACTGGTTCGTGATGGTGCGGGGCTTCAACGCCTTCGACGGGGTGACGGTCAAGACGTCGCTCGCGACGCGCTACGGGTATCCCACGGCCTTCGCCGGCACCAACAGCTGGGCCGCGAACTACATGCTCGGCCAGCAGGTCGTCGTCTCGCAACCCATCACCCTCACTCACATCGGCTTCAACGTGGTGAGCGGCACGGGCGGGGTCCGGATCGGCATCTACACCAACAACTTCGCCAACAACCCTGGCGCGCTCGTGACGCAGGTCGCCGGGACCGTGTCGACGACCGGCAACGTCGAGTTCCCGACCTCCGCCGTCGCGCTCCCCGCCGGGACGTACTGGCTGATGTTCAACTTCGCGACGACGATCACCCGGACCGCCGACCTGGCGAGTTCCATCCCGACGATCTACACCCCCTTCGCGTACGGACCGGCGCTTCCGATCGTGGTGCCGGCGCCGTACACCAACACGACCAGCTATGCCATGAACTCCTGGATCCGCGGATATCCATAG
- a CDS encoding CBS domain-containing protein, whose amino-acid sequence MLKLRDIMTRDVLTIAPDVSIREAAEIFSSERLGGAPVVRLGQIVGMLSASDLLDFIASLPEEPGEARGGTDHGILEMHTVEEAMTRAPVRSLSPDDPVTLAAEVMKRERLHRLPIVERGKLVGIVSTVDLVSAVADKRISHQTFVFPKRAALT is encoded by the coding sequence ATGCTCAAGCTCCGCGACATCATGACGCGCGACGTCCTCACCATCGCACCGGACGTCAGCATCCGCGAGGCGGCGGAGATCTTCTCCAGTGAACGGCTCGGCGGCGCCCCGGTCGTTCGGCTCGGGCAGATCGTCGGGATGCTGAGCGCGAGCGACCTGCTCGACTTCATCGCGTCGCTGCCCGAGGAGCCCGGCGAGGCCCGCGGAGGCACTGACCACGGGATCCTCGAGATGCACACGGTCGAGGAAGCGATGACCCGCGCGCCGGTGCGCTCCTTGAGCCCCGACGACCCCGTCACCCTCGCCGCCGAGGTGATGAAGCGCGAACGGCTGCACCGGCTGCCGATCGTCGAACGGGGGAAGCTCGTCGGCATCGTGTCCACCGTCGACCTGGTGTCGGCGGTCGCCGACAAGCGGATCTCGCACCAGACGTTCGTCTTCCCGAAGCGGGCCGCGCTGACCTGA
- a CDS encoding GNAT family N-acetyltransferase, whose protein sequence is MRSPTPTTLAGHGVRLEPLSLAHVEELRAVAADGRLWELWFTTVPTADETLGYIEKALAGQQAGHMLPWVVRLDSGEMVGTTRYHDIVTEVDRVEIGYTWYAARWQRSHVNTACKLLLLDHAFEALDCGVVGLRTDRFNTRSQRAIEALGANRDGVIRHHMRRRDGTVRDTVMYSILRTEYPDIRRHLLSRMERNG, encoded by the coding sequence ATGCGATCCCCCACCCCGACGACCCTCGCCGGCCACGGCGTGCGACTCGAGCCGCTCTCCCTCGCGCACGTGGAGGAGCTGCGCGCCGTCGCCGCCGACGGGCGCCTCTGGGAACTCTGGTTCACCACCGTGCCGACCGCGGACGAGACGCTCGGCTACATCGAGAAGGCGCTGGCGGGACAGCAGGCCGGCCACATGCTCCCGTGGGTCGTGCGCCTGGACTCCGGCGAGATGGTGGGCACCACCCGCTATCACGACATCGTCACCGAGGTCGACCGGGTGGAGATCGGCTACACGTGGTACGCCGCACGCTGGCAGCGCAGCCACGTGAACACCGCCTGCAAGTTGCTGCTCCTCGACCACGCCTTCGAGGCCCTCGACTGCGGGGTCGTCGGGCTCCGCACCGACCGCTTCAACACGCGGTCGCAGCGCGCCATCGAGGCCCTCGGGGCGAACCGCGACGGCGTGATCCGCCATCACATGCGCCGCCGGGACGGCACCGTGCGCGACACGGTGATGTACAGCATCCTGCGCACCGAGTATCCGGACATCCGCCGCCACCTGCTCTCGCGGATGGAGCGGAACGGCTAG